One window of the Osmerus mordax isolate fOsmMor3 unplaced genomic scaffold, fOsmMor3.pri Scaffold_180, whole genome shotgun sequence genome contains the following:
- the LOC136939328 gene encoding neurogenic differentiation factor 4-like, whose protein sequence is MMTKPFEKPGDESELVSGLGWLEEDLSSQDGEGTEIRSRYGLGLGGRPRGMTELGSEDMDEEEEEDEEEEMGLEGEKLPKRRGPKKKKMTKARQERFRNRRVKANARERSRMHGLNDALDSLRQVMPCSSKTQKLSKIETLRLARNYIWALSEVLESGQSLESHGFVEMMCKGLSQPTSNLVAGCLQMGPAPMMLNKLEDKCGASVGGQAGHPLSFPSPGLPSPPYGSMEASHLLHMKGFKGASYENSSPNQCSSSGTPPYDGPLTPPLSIGGNFALKQEPSPPESERSYHTHPATHYLSAHHPYPPTASMGSLPAPQAHIMFQASRYKLPLDMGFESFAPAHLVASQMGNIYGE, encoded by the coding sequence ATGATGACCAAGCCGTTTGAGAAGCCAGGGGATGAGAGTGAGCTGGTCAGCGGTCTgggctggctggaggaggaTCTGAGCTCACAGGATGGTGAAGGCACTGAGATCCGAAGCCGCTATGGGTTGGGCCTGGGGGGTCGGCCTCGCGGCATGACCGAGCTGGGTAGCGAAGACatggacgaggaagaggaggaagacgaggaggaggagatggggctggagggagagaagttgCCCAAGCGGAGGGGTcccaaaaagaagaaaatgacCAAAGCCAGACAGGAGCGCTTCCGCAACCGACGGGTGAAGGCCAACGCCCGCGAGCGCTCGCGTATGCACGGCCTGAACGACGCCCTGGACAGCCTGCGGCAGGTCATGCCCTGCTCCTCCAAGACCCAGAAGCTGTCCAAGATTGAGACCCTGCGGCTAGCCCGCAACTACATCTGGGCCCTGTCGGAGGTGCTGGAGAGCGGCCAGTCCCTGGAGAGCCACGGCTTTGTGGAAATGATGTGCAAAGGCCTCTCCCAGCCCACCAGTAACCTGGTAGCCGGCTGCCTGCAGATGGGCCCGGCGCCCATGATGCTCAACAAGCTGGAGGACAAGTGCGGAGCCTCTGTGGGGGGTCAAGCTGGCCACCCCCTCAGCTTCCCCTCCCCGGGCTTGCCCAGCCCACCCTACGGCTCCatggaggcctcccacctcctccacatGAAAGGCTTCAAAGGGGCTTCCTACGAGAACTCCTCCCCAAACCAGTGCAGCAGCAGTGGCACTCCCCCTTACGATGGGCCCCTCACGCCCCCCCTCAGCATCGGTGGCAACTTTGCCCTGAAGCAGGAGCCGTCCCCCCCGGAGTCGGAGAGgagctaccacacacaccctgctaccCACTACCTCTCTGCAcaccacccctacccccccaccGCCTCCATGGGCAGCCTGCCAGCGCCCCAGGCCCACATAATGTTCCAAGCCTCGCGTTACAAACTGCCCCTGGACATGGGCTTTGAGTCCTTTGCTCCAGCCCACTTGGTGGCCTCCCAGATGGGTAACATCTATGGCGAGTAG